The following nucleotide sequence is from Corylus avellana chromosome ca7, CavTom2PMs-1.0.
GTTAATCTAAATTCTTGCACGCGCATATGTTTCTCTGGTTTTGAGGGTAAAAACATTTGCATAAGAACTGTGTCCATTAACAGAGATATGACTTCTCGTTGCTTGGAAACCTTTCAATGGCTTCTGCGCTAGGCCAAGCCATTTTCATTCATGGTATTGAAGACTATAGATGGAACAATTGCCTTGTCATTCACTGCTCGAGTTTTCTGTCCTACCAAATGTGACAAAAGGGATAGCACACAGAATTACACAGAAAAGAAAGTTGACAAGTTGTCATAGATCTAAACTTATAGATCAATCTGAAGAAGCAACCTTATTAGGAACCTGTTAATATGGTAATGTATTGTATATAGCATGAGTATTAAGTCCTGAGCTAAACCTGTAATTTGGACCCCATTACGGATTTCATTTTATACCTTCTGCCATTTATTCACTGTTGGCCTTACCTAAAAGGAATCTGGAAGCCACCTGCATTTTGAATATCTGAAAtctgtcaaaaaaattttataagtcCATCTCTGTGCAGAAAGGCGGCATTGATTACTATGTATATGGTGGTTGGTGGTCAGTTTGGTGGACGGGAACTTACAGTATGGTACTCTCAAAGGCTGCCTTCTTCCACAAAAAGTATCTCGGTCTGTTCATGAATGAAATGCCAGCATCAATTAGAGAATTTATAACCAAAAACAGGTTCTTCTTCATTTGATTATGTAGCTTACAATTCCCCCCCCCCCGCTTTTGTTGATAATGTTTTCGTCATTTGACATGTGTCATCTACAAGTTTATTCACTCTATCATGGAATGGATATTCCAGGAACTGTGAGGATATTGCAATGTCTTTTCTTGTTGCAAATGCCACTGGTGCTCCCCCAATATGGGTGAAAGGTAATGACTTACCTAATAGAAACTATGTTATTGTCCATGAATTTTACTTCTTgatctctccttttttttttgttttttttgcaaGTCGTATGCAGTGTCATACAAGTTATGGGAGATATGATAATTATGATAATTGGAATCTAATACAAACTATGTTATTGTCCATGAGTTTTActtcttgatcttttttttaattacaaaaaaaaaaaagtcttattCAGTGTCATACAAGTTATGGGAGATGATGCTAATTTTAATAAAGTCTgctgattacttatcaaaaaaaaaaaaaaaaatgctaattatGATAATTGGAATCTTTTCAAGTTGGGACTGTTTAGTAGTTTTATAGAAAACATACCCAGCAGAATTCAAAAAGCTGTCTTAACTTGGAATCTCAAAAGGAGAGATGTGCCCTGAGCAACATGTGGGGAACcatggaattttgttttttaattacatAATGATTGTTGcaaatttcaaacatgctaGTTAAAGGCACTACTGAGGAAGCCTGTGGTGGAAAATTCTTAATCTTGTTCTTATCCCTCACTTTTACAgcctttaaatttttcaaattagaaTTGCTTACATGAGCATCTGCAACTACCAAGCCTCCCCAGTGAGGATTGGTAAATTCACGGTGcaagttaaaatattattggcaTTGAATGCTTAACGTGGTCAACCAAAACATCCACATTTCTGCTTGTACTCTTAGTAATCAGCCTTTGAATATCAAATACCATTTGATCTGTGCTCCATAGATGTACCGATGAAACTTTTATTAGACCTCTGGCTTAAATGGCACTTCTCCCTCCAAAAGAATGGGCTGAAGGATAAGGTTGTGGATGTTCAAGACCCGTGATAGGTAGCACCAGTACCTTCTTTCCTGTTGGATTCTTATTAGCAGCGGTTTGTAGTGGGGGCTTATATGGAGATGTAATTACTTGCATGCCCACTGTCTTGATAGCATTGCAGTATGCACAAGCATGGAATTTTCTCCTGCCGGTGCCAACAGTCTTTGACTTTAGGTGGCTTGTTTTGCTGAGTGCTAGAGCTGTTGAAGGATTATGTACCGGAAGTTGATCCTGAGCTAGCATTGGGATCTGTAATGTGGTCCTCAATAGACTGTCTTCATCTTACTGAAACTTTTTAGTGCTTTGATTTGCtgcaacaacaaatttttttgtgcAGCCTAGTGTTTCCCTATCAAAGCTCCTATAACCTTTAGATGCATTTTGAGAGCACATATTATAGTATATGCATGTCTGCAATGGTATCCAATTGACTTCCCATTTGTAAAAATGGAAGGAAAGATAATTATATTTGATATAGGTAGCAGCATCTGCATGAACTGTTTCCTGATTGTGGTGGTAGTGGCAACTGAAGAATATAAGTCAATTATTTCCTAAGAATGAACTGCACCTAATAGTTGGAAAGATTGTCATTTCTGCTTATTCACGGTATATCATTACCTTTGTTTTCATATTTACACTTTGTTTATATCTTTCCAAATATGTTGTCGGTGCCGTCATTGCAGGTAGTATATTTGAGATTGGTTCAACTGGAATCAGTAGCTTGGGAGGTCATAGTGAAAGAAGAACCCAATGCGTTAATCGATTTGTTGCAGAGTATGGGCGAATGCCTTTGGTATCTACGTCTGTAAAGGCCGTCGATAGCCGCAACATTTGGTTCTGGTAATGCAGTAATTCATACTTCCTTTCTATTGCTGGATGCCCACTCTTTTTGGTTTAGCACGTTGAGTAAGAGTTGTCCCGTTCTTTTTGGTTCCCGAGTTGTAAAATATTGAACTTTCTGCATCAGTTAGTGTTTGTCGATAGAAATCATCACATCCTTTAGATTGATTCCTTGTATTCTGATCTTGTAAAACAATATGGAAGTTCCCATTTCAGACTTATACTAGTCTTCTGAATAGATTgaagttacttttttttttttcttggttaagTGCCCCTTTTGTGATTTAGCAGGTATGTATATAGGCACATCTTTTCTTCATTCTGAAAGCCAGATGAAACTTCCCTTAATTATGTCAAAAATGAAGAATTTTGAGGGTATTGCAGCACCAATATGATATGAAATGAGTAGAAAAGGTTATCCAGAATTTCCCCCCCATTATTCAAGATATCCTTGTGCTTCTGGCAAAGTTTCCTTAATGGTTGGCAAATCATGTCTTTAGGTTAGGAGTGCAAACTTTTATGCCcataatattgtttgttggaaagagaaaataaaagacagaaaacaagaatgttAACAAGCTGAGCCTAATAATCTCTCCTCTTAATAGTCTATCAATTTGCTTAGAATTCAACTATAATTTATCATAGTAGCTAGCCTACTTGTCATGCTGAATTATCTGCCTTGGTATCGCCTATGCTATATTGTAGAAATTAAGGATGTTGGTATACAAATATATTGGATGCATTGAGGTAGAGACCTTATTAAAACCTGTAGCGTCTAATTTATTTAACTTGGTGATGGCATTCTTAGCATGGAATTAGCATAATAGCAATCCGTCTGTTCTTGAATAACTTATTTGAGAAGGGTTTCTGTAATCAGTTGTatgaaattttataataaaatataaaatgtaagaAAACATGGACGCAAGATAGAGaatgaaaaacacaaattttgggGTGATTCGGCCTTAGAGGCCTATATTCACCGCCCGAAAGTGCCCTATAGGGCTGCTTCTTTATTGAATGACTTGATTATATGATTGTTGTCACATGGTCTATTTACAGGGAAAATGTGGTAATTGGGGTAGGCCATAAAAAGGATAGATTTGATTACCGATAGACAACTAAGGTAAAtacctataaataaataaaaaacctaaataTTCTTGTATGCACATATAAACCAAATTATGTTGTAATGTAGAGAAGGGGTAATAAactataaaatatgaataacATAACGATATTATAGTGTTATGCCACCATGACATGACCCCCTCCTTGATTagaaaatttaacaataatgCTAGAAACAATACTTATATCTCATCATTATTCTATCTTCTTGATGTTTCAGTGTCAATCAACCTTTGaagtaattattgtttttttttaaaaaaaaagtcgatGACTGATTGGTATTGCCATGCTTGCAAGATGAGAAAATGGTGGAATAAAAGTGTAGTTTTTAGCGTTATTAAAAACTTAATTGTAGTCGTCAAATGATGCATTGAGTGGGAAGCAAGTCTCTTCACCACCAGTACTCCAAAGGAAATTGGCATACTTGGATGCATGGAAAGGGTTGCCTGGCTCAGCGGCCATTGCTTGCTGGAACCTCTCTTCTGCTGCCCACAGGTCATTTCGAGCCATCCACAAGAATTCTGCATATCGACTCAGTCCCTCGGCATCGAGTGGTTCCAGAAGCACAGCACGCTTAAAGCACTCTTCTGCCctgcaaaacatcaaaagagACAACCTCATTAGTCATTAGCAACATCTTTACTCCAACAAATCATAACCCAATGAAAATATGTTCACTTTTCACTATCCTAATTGTAAAACAtgaatttcataaaattttaattaacgttaaaatattaattaaaccaaCAAATTTAGTATTTTCAATTCATTTAAGCTCTtgaaataagtgatgatttaattaatagcaGAGTAAAGGTTTTGAGTTCAAACTCTGACTTCAGAGCTTACGGtctatttcaataaaatattctatttttaataTGCAAGCAAAATAACGACATCGGTGAATtaatggacataaattttcttcaagttGGGTCAGAAAAAACTAAATCTATAAATTTGTCAGTTAGcacatgaaaaatatataattttttcattagCATGTGAaaagacataattttttatgatataattattaaaaaaacacgtactcaaagaagaaaactcaaagGAAATTTGTGATGAGAGTAAATTAGACACAAACCTGTCATTGTCATGAGCGACGAGGTGGAGGAATTGGGCATAGTTAGCGAGCAGGAGAGGATTATTTGGGTCCTGGTATAAACCCATCTGATACGAGAGATCAGTCTTAAAGAAATCCTCATAATCATCTGATTCCGGCTTCACAGTCACCGGCGAAACAAACCGTTGCATTGTTTCATGATCAAGAGCCACCCCTCTCATCTCTGCCTGCATCCTCGAAGCTTCCTCCACCATTGATTTCCACAAGTTCATCTCCTCCTCTGCGCTCAACTCCTTTTTCCCAAACAAACAAGCCTCAGATACCTCATCACCAACATGGCTTACtttcccaccaccaccaccatcacgATTTCCTATGCCAGAAGATGAATCGGAAAACGACCTGAAATCGTACTTAAACTGGGGTCGATTCTTGTTTTTTGTCTCTGTAATGGCTGCACAAGATATTTCCGGTGTAGCAGCAGCAGTGGTGGCAATAACAATGTTGTCGGCCATAGAAGATACCGTGAAATTAGCCAAAAGAATCATCACGTAAATCATAAGAGTCGGCGTCCGCGGAAAAACCTgttacaatataaattaaaagattaatttcatcatttttttttttttaccattttaaacttttgagaaaaacaaatatttaagcAAACCTGTTGAAAGAGCCACACGAATGATGCATTCAATTCTCTCTGCATGTTATCAATGATCCCCTGTAAATCTTCACAGTAGAGAGTTTCCCTTATATGCAGCGCGTAGCTCTGAATCTCTCGAATCATAAATACCATTGAAGAGAATGCTCTGTTCACAGAACAGTTGTTGAGGTCCCCTGCTTCTTTCAAACTCTCTTCCCATTGTTGCTTCCTCTTGATTATGCGAAGCGACAGGGGAATTTCCACCCTGTTCGCTCTCTGTTCAATGCTCATGCGAATAATCTCATCTCTCTCCGGCCACGGCGGTGGCTCAGGCTGAATTCCTAGCAAAGAAGGCCCCAAAGATTCCAGCTTCAAAGTTCCAGTGCGTCTCGTTTTTCCAGAGATCTCCCATACGGTGGAAGCACTTTCCTTATCAACTTCGTCACCATTATCAGGCGGATTGAACCTCTTTTTCGACAATTCCTCATCTGGGAATTCATCAAAATTTGCACTACAAGCTCGCTTCATACCGTTTCTTCTGGAATGACATGACGGGAAATGAGCGGGCTGATACGCTAATCCACATGCAAGGGATTTATTGCGTTCACAATATACTTTCAAccatgaagaagaagatttgtCGGCTGGTTTTGGAGCAGGGCAGAGTAAAGAAGGAACCGTAAGCTGAAAAGTCTGCCAACTCTTCAGCCTTGGACAGAGTACCTTCAATGCCATAACCAGCTGTCAACCCTCAATCTGCTGAAGAAAAAACAGAGCACCCATAAGCAAAGCAGAGCACAGAGACAAAACTGGTTAGCGATTAATGCAGAAAAGGCAGGCATAGCTGTTGACTATCAGAGTTCATGCAATCCCGTGTAGAAAGGTCTCTCATTACCTATAAACACGAGTTAAAAATAGCTTTTCGTGTTACATCTAAATCTAAATAAATCTCTTTCACCTGCGATTTTGTTGGTCAAAAGTACAGATTCACAGAAAAAGCATTTCACCTGCGATTTTGTTggccaaaagtgtatttttaaacAGAATCCCAGAAAAAACATctcattttaaattgtgttaTTAAAATCagattccaaaattttaaaggttGATTAGGTTTTAAATCCAAACGAACCCATGTAGTCAAAGGGTCACAATCCAGCATATGATATCTTTATTAATGGTTTTGGATTTTGTAATTGATTTTGTGGGTTGTTcatgttaatgtttttattttgaatacagaaaacaaaaattttaacaaagaCAACCATTGATGCCTTTGTTGCACAAATTCAAAACTAACCTAAAAGAAAATTGCATACAtacttatatatgtatatagtttCTGCATCAGAAACTCACATAGATATCATGGGATCTTCGAGTAGGACAGATTCGAAGCTCGGAGAAGATGAAAATGGTCTTTTAGCTCTGGCTATGGGAAATTTTCCTTTATAGgaagaaaatgttttacagGGGAAAATCAAATAAATCCCAGCCCCCAGGAGGTTGAGCCTGTATTCTCTGGCTATATGGTATCACACGTAGGGGGCCTGGTGACATAAAAGGAAAAACGTTTTTAAGGTTATTTCTTGACCAGTACATTGGCTGACAAAGTTAAACATGTGAGTGAGAGGTATTATGATCTACACGTGGCCGTTAATGCTTTTAGTTTTCCGAGTCATGTGAACGGCCTTTTTCACAGGAGAATAacttctttaaaattgtgcacAAACTAAATTTTTTGTGCCCTCTAATGAGAGGTTAACACATCAGTTTAGAACAAGAAAAGCAAATGCACCCAAAACATAGGATCTAACCTCTAAAATCCCTCGTCTACTACAATTTCATAGAAAAACCATATCTCCTACCTCGAAGGAAAAACTGCAACAGATTGAGATGGTGATAAAGATTGGTTTGATTCAAGTTCTTCGTGTTTTTATGTTTACCAAAAAACCTCTTCAAAGTTAAGCTCTTTtccattctttcttttctgcttcttaTTATGTTTGCTTTCTACTCTCCCCAAAGTAGGGTATTAATAATCTGTTTCTGGACGAGGATTTGCCCCACCTCAATGATTTTGATTTGCTTTGTTCTTCTTAAGGGTGAAGTTGGGTGGAAGGGGGTAGCCTGCGGATGGCtgcatttgttttttcaattttaccaTGCATAGAGTCAGATGCAAGGGAATCAAACAAATTGAATATTTTCGGTCGAACTAATAACACAAAGAACTTGAATCAAACTAGTCTTAATTACTATCTTCTGTTTCAGTTTTTCTGAGTGTATTTACTTTTGTTGTTCGAGACAAATGTATCAATCTCTCATTGAATAGCACAAATGGCTTAGTTTGTG
It contains:
- the LOC132188298 gene encoding uncharacterized protein LOC132188298 → MALKVLCPRLKSWQTFQLTVPSLLCPAPKPADKSSSSWLKVYCERNKSLACGLAYQPAHFPSCHSRRNGMKRACSANFDEFPDEELSKKRFNPPDNGDEVDKESASTVWEISGKTRRTGTLKLESLGPSLLGIQPEPPPWPERDEIIRMSIEQRANRVEIPLSLRIIKRKQQWEESLKEAGDLNNCSVNRAFSSMVFMIREIQSYALHIRETLYCEDLQGIIDNMQRELNASFVWLFQQVFPRTPTLMIYVMILLANFTVSSMADNIVIATTAAATPEISCAAITETKNKNRPQFKYDFRSFSDSSSGIGNRDGGGGGKVSHVGDEVSEACLFGKKELSAEEEMNLWKSMVEEASRMQAEMRGVALDHETMQRFVSPVTVKPESDDYEDFFKTDLSYQMGLYQDPNNPLLLANYAQFLHLVAHDNDRAEECFKRAVLLEPLDAEGLSRYAEFLWMARNDLWAAEERFQQAMAAEPGNPFHASKYANFLWSTGGEETCFPLNASFDDYN